A genomic window from Bubalus bubalis isolate 160015118507 breed Murrah chromosome 11, NDDB_SH_1, whole genome shotgun sequence includes:
- the MAPK6 gene encoding mitogen-activated protein kinase 6 isoform X1, whose product MAEKFESLMNIHGFDLGSRYMDLKPLGCGGNGLVFSAVDNDCDKRVAIKKIVLTDPQSVKHALREIKIIRRLDHDNIVKVFEILGPSGSQLTDDVGSLTELSSVYIVQEYMETDLANVLEQGPLLEEHARLFMYQLLRGLKYIHSANVLHRDLKPANLFINTEDLVLKIGDFGLARIMDPHYSHKGHLSEGLVTKWYRSPRLLLSPNNYTKAIDMWAAGCIFAEMLTGKTLFAGAHELEQMQLILESIPVVHEEDRQELLSVIPVYIRNDMTEPHKPLTQLLPGISREALDFLEQILTFSPMDRLTAEEALSHPYMSIYSFPMDEPISSHPFHIEDEVDDILLMDETHSHIYNWERYHDCQFSEHDWPIHNNFDIEEVQLDPRALSDVTDEEEVQVDPRKYLDGDREKYLEDPAFDTSYSTEPCWQYPDHHENKYCDLECSHTCNYKTRSSSYLDNLVWRESEVNHYYEPKLIIDLSNWKEQSKEKSDKKGKSKCERNGLVKAQIALEEASQQLAEKEREKNQGFDFDSFIAGTIQLSSQHEATDVVDKLNDLNSSVSQLELKSLISKSISREKQEKGMANLAQLEALYQSSWDSQFVGGGEDCFLINQFCCEVRKDEQIEKENTYTSYLDKFFSRKEDTEMLETEPVEDGKLGERGNEEGFLNSSGEFLFNKQLESIGIPQFHSPVGSPLKSIQATLTPSAMKSSPQIPHKTYSSILKHLN is encoded by the exons ATGGCAGAGAAATTTGAAAGTCTCATGAACATTCATGGTTTTGATCTGGGCTCTAGGTATATGGACTTAAAACCATTGGGTTGTGGAGGCAATGGCTTGGTTTTTTCTGCTGTAGACAATGACTGTGACAAAAGAGTAGCCATCAAGAAAATTGTCCTTACTGATCCCCAGAGTGTCAAACATGCTCTACGCGAAATCAAAATTATTAGAAGACTTGACCACGATAACATTGTGAAGGTGTTTGAAATTCTTGGTCCTAGTGGAAGCCAGTTAACAGATGACGTGGGCTCTCTTACCGAACTGAGCAGTGTTTACATTGTTCAGGAATACATGGAGACAGACTTGGCTAATGTGCTGGAGCAGGGCCCTTTACTGGAagagcacgccaggcttttcaTGTATCAGCTGCTGCGTGGGCTCAAATACATTCACTCAGCAAACGTGCTGCACAGAGATCTCAAACCAGCTAATCTTTTCATTAATACTGAAGACTTGGTGCTGAAGATAGGTGACTTTGGTCTTGCACGGATCATGGATCCCCATTATTCCCATAAG ggTCATCTTTCTGAAGGATTGGTTACTAAATGGTACAGATCTCCACGTCTTTTACTTTCTCCTAATAATTATACTAAAGCCATTGACATGTGGGCTGCAGGCTGCATCTTTGCTGAAATGCTGACTGGTAAAACCCTCTTTGCag gTGCACATGAACTTGAACAGATGCAGCTGATTTTAGAATCTATTCCTGTTGTCCATGAGGAAGATCGTCAGGAGCTTCTCAGCGTAATTCCAGTTTACATTAGAaatgacatgactgagccacacaAACCTTTAACTCAGCTGCTTCCAGGAATTAGTCGAGAAG CACTGGATTTCCTGGAACAAATTTTGACATTCAGCCCCATGGATCGGTTGACAGCAGAAGAAGCGCTTTCCCATCCTTACATGAgcatttattcttttccaatgGATGAGCCAATCTCAAGTCATCCTTTTCATATTGAAGATGAAGTTGATGATATTTTGCTTATGGATGAAACTCATAGTCACATTTATAACTGGGAAAG gtaCCATGATTGTCAATTTTCAGAGCATGATTGGCCTATACATAACAACTTTGATATTGAGGAAGTTCAGCTAGACCCAAGAGCTCTGTCTGATGTCACTGATGAAGAAGAAGTACAAGTTGATCCTCGAAAATATTTGGATGGAGATCGTGAAAAGTATTTGGAGGATCCTGCTTTTGACACCAGTTACTCTACTGAGCCTTGTTGGCAGTACCCAGATCATCATGAAAACAAATACTGTGATCTGGAGTGTAGCCATACTTGTAACTACAAAACGAGGTCATCATCATATTTAGATAACTTAGTTTGGAGAGAGAGTGAAGTTAATCATTATTATGAACCCAAGCTTATTATAGATCTTTCTAATTGgaaagaacaaagcaaagaaaaatctgATAAGAAGGGCAAGTCAAAATGTGAAAGGAATGGATTGGTTAAAGCCCAGATAGCTTTAGAGGAAGCATCACAGCAACTGgctgaaaaagaaagggaaaagaatcagGGATTTGACTTTGATTCCTTTATTGCAGGAACTATTCAACTTAGTTCACAACATGAGGCTACTGATGTTGTTGACAAATTAAATGACTTGAATAGCTCAGTGTCCCAATTAGAATTGAAAAGTTTGATATCAAAGTCAATAAGccgagaaaaacaggaaaaaggaatggcaaattTGGCTCAATTAGAAGCATTGTACCAATCTTCTTGGGATAGCCAGtttgtgggtggtggggaggactGTTTTCTCATAAATCAGTTTTGTTGTGAGGTAAGGAAAGATGagcaaattgaaaaggaaaacacttaTACCAGTTATCTGGACAAGTTTTTTAGCAGGAAAGAAGATACTGAAATGCTAGAAACTGAGCCGGTAGAGGATGGGAAGCTTGGGGAGAGAGGAAATGAGGAAGGATTTCTGAACAGCAGTGGGGAGTTCCTCTTCAACAAGCAGCTTGAATCCATAGGCATCCCACAGTTTCACAGTCCAGTTGGGTCACCACTTAAGTCAATACAGGCCACATTAACACCTTCTGCTATGAAATCTTCCCCTCAGATTCCTCATAAGACATACAGCAGCATTCTGAAACATCTGAACTAA
- the MAPK6 gene encoding mitogen-activated protein kinase 6 isoform X2: MAEKFESLMNIHGFDLGSRYMDLKPLGCGGNGLVFSAVDNDCDKRVAIKKIVLTDPQSVKHALREIKIIRRLDHDNIVKVFEILGPSGSQLTDDVGSLTELSSVYIVQEYMETDLANVLEQGPLLEEHARLFMYQLLRGLKYIHSANVLHRDLKPANLFINTEDLVLKIGDFGLARIMDPHYSHKGHLSEGLVTKWYRSPRLLLSPNNYTKAIDMWAAGCIFAEMLTGKTLFAG; this comes from the exons ATGGCAGAGAAATTTGAAAGTCTCATGAACATTCATGGTTTTGATCTGGGCTCTAGGTATATGGACTTAAAACCATTGGGTTGTGGAGGCAATGGCTTGGTTTTTTCTGCTGTAGACAATGACTGTGACAAAAGAGTAGCCATCAAGAAAATTGTCCTTACTGATCCCCAGAGTGTCAAACATGCTCTACGCGAAATCAAAATTATTAGAAGACTTGACCACGATAACATTGTGAAGGTGTTTGAAATTCTTGGTCCTAGTGGAAGCCAGTTAACAGATGACGTGGGCTCTCTTACCGAACTGAGCAGTGTTTACATTGTTCAGGAATACATGGAGACAGACTTGGCTAATGTGCTGGAGCAGGGCCCTTTACTGGAagagcacgccaggcttttcaTGTATCAGCTGCTGCGTGGGCTCAAATACATTCACTCAGCAAACGTGCTGCACAGAGATCTCAAACCAGCTAATCTTTTCATTAATACTGAAGACTTGGTGCTGAAGATAGGTGACTTTGGTCTTGCACGGATCATGGATCCCCATTATTCCCATAAG ggTCATCTTTCTGAAGGATTGGTTACTAAATGGTACAGATCTCCACGTCTTTTACTTTCTCCTAATAATTATACTAAAGCCATTGACATGTGGGCTGCAGGCTGCATCTTTGCTGAAATGCTGACTGGTAAAACCCTCTTTGCaggttag